The Prochlorothrix hollandica PCC 9006 = CALU 1027 genome includes a region encoding these proteins:
- a CDS encoding S-layer homology domain-containing protein translates to MAAPSPTPTLYVNPLTGRDTAVGTATQPLRTLSQALGQAQAGHLIQLMPGYYTAGQGEQFPLVIPEGVTVLGRQEDQGAEVYIEGGAAYSSPGAGNLVLALHLESRAELRGVTVVNPEKQGTGIWVNGGGAAIVACRVQQCGREGLLVTQGGIVWVSQTQFVGNQTSGITFLHQSKGEVRDSQFQAMRLGLAIGGESSPLLVNNVVTGNGTGVAIVGNASPVLRGNRITDNKDDGLVVKEQATPDLGQPQDPGHNILRGNPGSDLRQTLSDPLVSVGNWLNPTRVTGSVQFLVSQVPPPPSPLDPASPTAPPAPPEPSPLPSPPPLKSVPFGDLAGHWAAAFVVALSDRGLVSGFPDGSFRPDRTLTRAEYAALLAKVFDLPLGRSAPAYQDLSASFWARDAIIESSRMGFLRGFPDGSFRPQQFLTRIQTIVSLVSGLGLTGGNPSLLEVYDDRAQIPSYGIAAVTAASQHRLIINYPQPQQVNPLRPATRAETMAMVYQALVTLGKIPALASPYVVAHGGSSQGFPDVQSHWAAPFIAPLADRNLVQGLPDGTFQPDRLVNRAEYAALLARAFQPSPKKTMPHLTDIPPDFWAREAIITAIRGGFLAGSKNLRFQPHQPVLRFQVLQSLASGLGLKAGSPALLQQFLDWAELPPQAQKAVAAALANSLIVVPEPLQRLQPHQPATRGEVAAMIHQGLVYQGRLLPVRSAAIVPR, encoded by the coding sequence ATGGCTGCCCCTTCCCCCACTCCCACACTGTACGTTAACCCCCTCACAGGCCGGGATACGGCGGTGGGCACTGCAACCCAACCCCTGCGCACCCTGAGCCAAGCCCTCGGTCAAGCCCAGGCGGGACACCTGATCCAATTGATGCCGGGGTATTACACCGCTGGCCAGGGGGAGCAGTTTCCCCTGGTGATCCCAGAGGGAGTGACAGTCTTGGGGCGACAGGAAGACCAAGGGGCCGAGGTTTACATTGAAGGGGGCGCGGCCTACAGCAGCCCTGGGGCGGGGAACTTAGTCTTGGCCTTACATCTGGAGTCCAGGGCAGAATTGCGGGGAGTGACGGTGGTCAACCCAGAGAAACAGGGTACCGGCATTTGGGTCAATGGGGGCGGGGCGGCGATCGTGGCCTGTCGAGTCCAGCAGTGTGGTCGGGAAGGGCTGCTGGTGACCCAGGGAGGAATCGTGTGGGTGAGCCAAACCCAGTTTGTGGGCAACCAAACCAGCGGCATCACCTTTTTACACCAGAGCAAAGGGGAAGTGCGGGACAGTCAATTCCAAGCCATGCGCCTGGGCCTCGCCATTGGGGGGGAAAGCAGCCCGCTCTTGGTCAATAACGTGGTGACGGGCAATGGCACCGGGGTGGCCATCGTCGGCAACGCTAGCCCGGTGCTGCGGGGGAATCGCATTACCGACAATAAAGACGATGGCTTGGTGGTCAAGGAACAGGCCACCCCGGACTTAGGCCAGCCCCAGGATCCCGGCCACAATATTCTGCGGGGTAACCCCGGCTCCGATCTGCGCCAGACCCTGTCGGATCCCCTGGTGTCCGTGGGCAATTGGTTAAACCCAACGCGGGTCACCGGATCCGTGCAGTTTTTGGTGTCCCAGGTGCCGCCCCCCCCCAGTCCCCTGGACCCAGCCTCCCCCACGGCTCCCCCCGCCCCCCCAGAGCCATCGCCGCTCCCCAGTCCGCCCCCCTTAAAGTCCGTGCCCTTTGGGGACTTGGCCGGCCATTGGGCAGCGGCCTTTGTGGTGGCCCTCAGCGATCGCGGCCTGGTCAGTGGCTTCCCCGATGGCAGTTTCCGCCCCGATCGCACCCTCACCCGCGCCGAATATGCCGCCCTCCTAGCCAAAGTCTTTGACCTGCCTTTGGGGCGATCGGCCCCGGCCTATCAAGACCTCAGCGCCAGCTTTTGGGCACGGGATGCCATTATTGAGTCCAGTCGCATGGGCTTCCTCAGGGGCTTCCCCGATGGCAGTTTTCGTCCCCAGCAATTTTTGACCCGCATTCAAACTATCGTGTCCCTGGTGTCGGGTTTGGGGCTGACGGGGGGCAATCCCAGCCTGCTGGAGGTCTACGACGATCGCGCCCAAATCCCCAGCTATGGGATCGCTGCCGTCACCGCCGCCAGCCAACACCGCCTGATCATTAACTACCCCCAGCCCCAGCAGGTTAACCCCCTGCGCCCTGCCACCCGGGCCGAAACCATGGCCATGGTCTACCAAGCCCTGGTGACCCTGGGCAAAATCCCCGCCCTCGCCTCCCCCTATGTTGTGGCCCATGGCGGGTCCAGTCAGGGCTTCCCCGATGTCCAGAGCCATTGGGCGGCTCCCTTCATTGCCCCCCTGGCCGATCGCAATTTAGTGCAGGGACTGCCGGACGGGACTTTTCAGCCCGATCGCCTGGTCAACCGCGCCGAATATGCCGCCCTCCTGGCCCGTGCCTTCCAGCCCAGCCCCAAAAAGACCATGCCCCATCTCACCGATATTCCCCCAGATTTTTGGGCCAGGGAAGCCATTATCACCGCCATCCGGGGGGGATTCTTGGCGGGATCGAAAAATCTACGCTTCCAGCCCCATCAACCGGTGCTGCGCTTCCAGGTGCTGCAGTCCCTGGCCAGTGGCCTAGGTCTGAAGGCGGGATCCCCGGCCCTGCTCCAGCAATTTTTAGATTGGGCGGAACTCCCCCCCCAGGCCCAGAAAGCAGTAGCAGCAGCCCTCGCCAATTCGTTGATTGTGGTGCCGGAACCGCTCCAGCGTCTGCAACCCCACCAACCCGCAACCCGGGGAGAAGTAGCCGCCATGATCCACCAGGGTTTGGTCTACCAGGGTCGTCTACTGCCGGTGCGATCGGCGGCGATCGTCCCCCGTTAA
- a CDS encoding AAA family ATPase, whose translation MSELFKGFEQLLELAKVLEEKAKAGEIKTDVRVSSRPLSSIPRQGNIPRSPGTAPDSGFPVNRPPGPEPDPAPARPPVSDPGPPRPNSASDTPPGDGLQLPQVGGLEEVLRELKELVGIPLKRPDLLQRLGLEPPKGVLLVGPPGTGKTLTARALAQDLGVNYVAIVGPEIMAKHYGEAEERLRGLFEKAARNAPCLIFIDEIDSLAPDRAQVEGEVEKRVVAQLLSLMDGFSGSQGVMVLAATNRPNHLDPALRRGGRFDREIHFPVPDRPQRLAILQILTATMPLVAVDLERLADQSLGFVGSDLKALCQKAAYTALRRQVPSFEATAPDSLLITAADFGEAFKTIKPSVLRSVEVESPQVPWDSIGGLGEIKRVLQESVEGALLYGDLYQRTGAKAPRGILLWGPPGTGKTLLAKAVASQGRANFIAVNGPELMSRWVGASEQAVRDLFAKARQAAPCVVFLDEIDTLAPVRGSGSDGVGDRLVGQLLTELDGLQDAGSLLVIGATNRRDALDPALLRSGRLDLQLKVDLPDQASRWAILIVHNGDRPLEGVDLNHWASQTEGWNGADLALLSNQAALESIRRHRRAGSLNPDTIRIVQDDFAAAHGALLVQRSA comes from the coding sequence ATGAGTGAACTATTTAAAGGCTTTGAGCAACTGTTAGAACTGGCCAAGGTATTGGAAGAAAAAGCCAAAGCCGGGGAGATTAAAACCGATGTGCGAGTCTCCTCCCGCCCCCTCAGCAGCATTCCCCGCCAAGGCAATATTCCCCGATCCCCCGGAACCGCGCCGGACTCTGGGTTTCCAGTCAACCGCCCCCCCGGCCCAGAACCGGACCCCGCTCCCGCCCGCCCTCCGGTCTCTGACCCTGGGCCACCCCGCCCCAATTCCGCCAGCGATACGCCTCCGGGCGATGGGCTGCAGTTGCCCCAGGTGGGGGGATTGGAGGAGGTACTGCGGGAACTGAAAGAATTGGTGGGCATTCCTCTCAAACGCCCCGATTTGCTGCAACGGTTGGGGCTGGAACCCCCCAAAGGGGTGCTGTTGGTGGGTCCACCGGGCACCGGCAAAACCCTGACGGCCCGCGCCCTCGCCCAAGACCTGGGGGTCAACTATGTGGCGATCGTCGGCCCGGAAATCATGGCCAAACACTATGGAGAGGCGGAGGAACGGCTGCGGGGCTTGTTTGAAAAAGCGGCCCGCAATGCCCCCTGTTTGATTTTCATTGACGAAATTGATAGCCTCGCCCCCGATCGCGCCCAGGTGGAGGGGGAAGTGGAAAAACGGGTCGTGGCCCAGTTGCTGAGCCTGATGGATGGCTTCAGCGGTAGCCAAGGGGTGATGGTGCTGGCGGCAACCAACCGGCCCAACCACTTGGATCCGGCCCTGCGGCGGGGAGGCCGCTTCGATCGCGAGATTCACTTTCCCGTGCCCGATCGCCCCCAACGCCTAGCAATTCTCCAGATCCTGACGGCCACCATGCCCCTGGTGGCGGTGGACTTAGAGCGCCTCGCGGATCAGTCCCTGGGGTTTGTGGGGTCCGATCTCAAGGCTCTGTGTCAAAAAGCCGCCTATACGGCCCTGCGGCGACAGGTGCCCAGCTTTGAAGCTACCGCCCCCGACAGTCTACTGATTACAGCGGCGGACTTTGGGGAAGCCTTCAAAACCATCAAGCCCTCCGTGCTGCGATCGGTGGAAGTGGAAAGCCCCCAGGTGCCCTGGGACTCCATCGGTGGCCTAGGGGAGATCAAGCGAGTCCTTCAGGAATCCGTGGAAGGGGCACTGCTCTATGGGGATCTCTACCAGCGCACGGGGGCCAAGGCTCCCCGGGGGATCCTGCTGTGGGGTCCCCCCGGCACCGGCAAAACCCTGTTGGCCAAAGCCGTCGCCTCCCAGGGGCGGGCCAATTTCATCGCGGTGAATGGACCCGAACTGATGAGTCGCTGGGTGGGAGCCTCGGAACAGGCAGTGCGGGATCTGTTTGCCAAGGCACGGCAGGCGGCTCCCTGTGTGGTCTTTTTGGATGAAATCGACACCCTGGCTCCGGTGCGGGGCAGTGGCAGCGATGGGGTGGGCGATCGCCTGGTGGGACAATTGCTGACGGAGTTGGATGGCTTGCAGGATGCGGGCAGTTTGCTGGTGATTGGGGCTACCAACCGCCGGGATGCCCTGGATCCGGCCCTGCTGCGATCGGGGCGGCTGGATCTGCAACTGAAGGTGGATCTGCCGGATCAGGCCAGTCGTTGGGCCATTTTGATAGTTCACAACGGCGATCGGCCCCTGGAGGGGGTGGACCTCAACCACTGGGCCAGCCAGACCGAGGGCTGGAATGGGGCCGATTTAGCCCTTCTCAGCAACCAAGCGGCCCTAGAGTCCATCCGTCGCCACCGCCGCGCCGGATCCCTCAACCCAGACACCATCCGCATTGTCCAGGACGATTTTGCAGCGGCCCATGGTGCCCTCCTGGTGCAGCGATCGGCCTAA
- the serA gene encoding phosphoglycerate dehydrogenase, with translation MPKVLVSDTIDQVGVDILSQVAQVDVNTGLSPEELIAAIPAYDALMIRSSTKVTQAVIEAGQQLKIIGRAGVGVDNVDVAAATRQGIIVVNSPQGNTIAAAEHALAMMLSLSRHVPAAAASMQTGSWDRNKYVGTEVYKKTLGVVGLGKIGSHVATAARAMGMKLLAYDPFISAERAEQLGCRLVEMDILFQEADYITLHIPKTPETQNLINATTLAKMKPTVRIINCARGGIIDEVALAEAIKAGQIGGAALDVFSSEPLEADSPLRALVGKGLVLTPHLGASTEEAQVNVAVDVAEQIRDVLLGLPARSAVNIPGLHPDVMEQLRPYLQLAEMLGNLLSQVTGGRIDQLTVRLQGELATRESQPIVVAALKGLLSQALRERVNYVNAAIEAKERGIRVIETRDEGIQDYTGGSLHLTAHGDHGEHSVVGAVVGQELRITSIDGFPVNVPPTHYMLFTRHRDMPGIIGKLGSQLGSFNVNIASMQVGRRIVRGDAVMVLSIDDPLPDGILSEITKIPGIESAYMVAL, from the coding sequence ATGCCCAAGGTTCTCGTTTCCGACACCATCGATCAAGTTGGCGTTGATATTCTGTCCCAAGTGGCCCAGGTGGATGTAAACACCGGTCTCAGTCCCGAAGAATTGATCGCCGCCATCCCCGCCTATGATGCCTTGATGATTCGATCGAGCACCAAGGTCACCCAAGCCGTCATTGAAGCCGGACAGCAACTGAAAATCATTGGACGGGCTGGCGTGGGGGTGGATAACGTCGATGTCGCCGCCGCCACCCGCCAAGGCATCATTGTGGTCAACTCTCCCCAGGGCAACACGATCGCCGCCGCAGAACATGCCCTGGCCATGATGCTCTCCCTCTCCCGCCATGTGCCCGCCGCCGCCGCCTCCATGCAAACCGGAAGCTGGGATCGCAATAAATATGTGGGCACCGAAGTTTACAAGAAAACCCTAGGGGTGGTGGGCCTGGGTAAAATTGGCTCCCATGTGGCCACCGCCGCCCGCGCCATGGGCATGAAGCTGCTGGCCTACGACCCCTTCATTTCAGCCGAACGGGCAGAGCAACTGGGCTGTCGCCTGGTGGAAATGGATATTCTCTTCCAGGAAGCGGACTACATCACCCTCCACATCCCCAAAACCCCCGAAACCCAAAACCTGATCAACGCCACCACCCTGGCCAAAATGAAGCCCACCGTGCGCATCATCAACTGTGCGCGGGGGGGCATCATCGACGAAGTGGCCCTAGCCGAAGCCATTAAAGCCGGTCAAATCGGCGGCGCGGCCCTGGATGTGTTTAGCAGTGAACCCCTGGAAGCAGACTCCCCCCTGCGGGCACTGGTGGGTAAAGGCTTGGTGCTCACCCCCCACCTGGGAGCGTCCACGGAAGAGGCCCAGGTCAATGTGGCGGTGGATGTGGCGGAACAAATCCGGGATGTGCTGTTGGGGCTACCGGCCCGATCGGCGGTGAACATCCCCGGTTTACACCCCGATGTCATGGAACAACTGCGCCCCTATTTGCAACTGGCGGAAATGTTAGGCAACTTGCTGAGCCAGGTCACCGGCGGACGCATTGATCAGCTTACGGTGCGGCTGCAAGGGGAACTGGCCACCCGCGAAAGTCAGCCCATTGTGGTAGCGGCCCTCAAAGGTCTGTTATCCCAGGCGCTGCGGGAGCGGGTCAACTATGTGAACGCGGCGATCGAGGCCAAAGAACGGGGCATCCGGGTCATCGAAACCCGCGATGAGGGCATCCAAGACTACACCGGCGGATCCCTCCACCTCACGGCCCATGGCGATCATGGGGAACATAGTGTGGTCGGGGCTGTGGTGGGCCAGGAACTGCGCATCACCAGCATTGATGGCTTCCCCGTCAATGTACCCCCCACCCACTACATGCTCTTTACACGCCACCGGGATATGCCGGGGATTATTGGTAAGCTTGGCTCCCAGTTGGGCAGCTTTAATGTCAATATCGCCAGTATGCAGGTGGGTCGTCGCATTGTGCGCGGCGATGCGGTGATGGTGCTGAGCATTGATGATCCTTTGCCCGATGGCATTCTCTCGGAAATCACCAAGATTCCCGGCATTGAAAGCGCTTACATGGTGGCCCTCTAA
- a CDS encoding transposase yields DGICNYFYNRTTSGKMEGINNKIKVIKRQAYGFTNFDHLRMRLLIACSH; encoded by the coding sequence TGATGGAATCTGTAATTACTTTTATAACCGTACAACTAGCGGTAAAATGGAGGGAATTAATAACAAAATAAAGGTTATCAAGCGTCAAGCTTATGGATTCACAAACTTTGATCATCTGAGAATGAGACTCCTCATAGCCTGTTCTCATTAG
- a CDS encoding thioredoxin — protein MSGRVLAPVPTLLGTHSRGNHGGIAPTNIGESAKVK, from the coding sequence ATCTCGGGTAGGGTTCTCGCCCCCGTGCCGACCCTCTTGGGGACCCACAGCCGGGGCAACCACGGGGGGATTGCCCCTACCAACATCGGGGAATCTGCCAAGGTGAAATAG
- a CDS encoding response regulator transcription factor: MTTILVIEDDPLVRNNLEDILSLENFKFISASNGLEGVASAKTHKPDLIICDIMMPELDGYGVLRSLQQDSRTQHIPFIFLTAKADHSDCREGMELGADDYLTKPFRPKDIVNAIKSRLARYALSQIQYRQQQEDQQSLERQVSEQSKLSEIKENLLSQLTQDLREPLSNINLALHMLSHAKTDTERDRYIEVLKQEYNREMRLLDNASNLQDMITPQNIKLLRQFNLLKET; this comes from the coding sequence ATGACTACAATTCTAGTGATTGAAGATGACCCCCTGGTTCGTAATAATCTAGAAGACATTCTCAGTTTAGAAAACTTTAAATTTATTTCTGCCAGCAATGGCCTAGAAGGCGTTGCCAGTGCCAAAACCCATAAACCAGATCTGATTATCTGCGATATTATGATGCCGGAATTAGATGGTTATGGGGTCTTGCGATCTCTACAACAGGATTCTAGAACTCAACACATTCCCTTTATTTTTCTGACAGCTAAGGCCGATCACAGTGATTGCCGTGAGGGGATGGAGTTGGGGGCTGATGACTATTTAACGAAACCCTTTCGCCCCAAGGATATAGTCAATGCCATTAAGTCCCGTTTAGCCCGCTATGCTCTCAGCCAAATTCAATATCGACAACAGCAGGAAGATCAGCAATCCTTGGAGCGCCAGGTCAGCGAACAATCCAAACTGTCTGAAATTAAGGAGAATCTCCTCAGTCAGCTTACCCAGGATTTACGGGAACCCCTGAGTAATATTAATTTAGCCCTTCATATGCTGAGCCATGCCAAAACTGATACTGAACGCGATCGCTATATTGAGGTCTTAAAACAGGAATATAACCGGGAAATGCGATTGTTGGATAATGCCAGTAATCTCCAGGACATGATCACGCCCCAAAATATCAAGCTCCTGCGCCAGTTTAATTTACTCAAGGAAACCTGA
- a CDS encoding Uma2 family endonuclease: MVTIVPTLTLEGFLAQPETEPASEFFTGDVTQKPMPQGKHSRLQFKLCLTIAAAVEEAKIAGVFPELRCTFGGASIVPDIAVVRWGQIPRDPSGDVANRFLLPPDWAIEILSPDQSQSKVLERLLFCSEQGTELGWLLNPREGSVVVVFGGQRVQVLRLLPVLEGVSVSLTVDQVFGWVFG, encoded by the coding sequence ATGGTCACGATCGTCCCAACACTCACCCTAGAGGGCTTTCTGGCGCAGCCGGAGACGGAACCGGCTTCTGAGTTTTTTACTGGAGATGTTACCCAAAAGCCAATGCCCCAAGGAAAACACAGCCGGTTGCAGTTCAAGCTTTGCCTCACGATTGCAGCGGCAGTGGAGGAGGCGAAAATTGCGGGGGTGTTTCCAGAGTTGAGGTGTACGTTTGGGGGAGCTTCGATCGTGCCGGATATTGCGGTGGTGCGATGGGGGCAGATTCCCCGTGATCCTTCGGGAGACGTGGCCAATCGGTTTTTGCTGCCACCGGACTGGGCGATCGAGATTTTGTCGCCGGATCAAAGTCAAAGCAAGGTGTTGGAACGGTTGCTGTTCTGTTCTGAACAGGGGACGGAGTTGGGTTGGTTGTTGAACCCTAGGGAGGGGAGTGTGGTGGTGGTGTTTGGGGGGCAACGGGTGCAGGTGTTGCGGCTGTTGCCGGTGCTGGAGGGGGTCAGCGTGTCGCTGACGGTGGATCAGGTGTTTGGCTGGGTGTTTGGCTAG
- a CDS encoding Uma2 family endonuclease, with translation MTAFTIALDPIGSLTDEAFYQLCQRNPDLKLERSAQGELIIMPPTGGESGRRNADITIDLGLWNRETQLGYTFDSSTCFKLPNGAERSPDAAWIATARWQALSDDDRRQFPPLAPDFVIELRSATDSLPRLRAKMEEYQTNGVRLGWLINPQDRQVEVYRSGKPVTLLDNPPALSGDPVLPGFNLDLRRILPATLDPTPRPGVPDPA, from the coding sequence ATGACCGCTTTTACCATCGCCCTCGACCCCATCGGCTCCCTCACCGACGAAGCCTTCTATCAACTCTGCCAGCGCAACCCTGACCTCAAACTGGAACGATCGGCCCAAGGAGAACTGATTATTATGCCCCCCACCGGTGGAGAAAGCGGTCGCCGCAATGCCGACATCACCATCGATCTGGGCCTCTGGAACCGGGAAACCCAACTGGGCTATACCTTTGACTCCTCCACCTGCTTTAAGCTGCCCAACGGAGCCGAACGATCGCCGGATGCAGCCTGGATTGCGACCGCCCGATGGCAAGCCTTAAGCGACGACGATCGCCGTCAATTTCCGCCCCTGGCTCCCGATTTTGTCATCGAACTGCGATCGGCCACCGACAGCCTCCCTCGACTCCGGGCCAAAATGGAAGAATACCAAACCAACGGCGTGCGCCTGGGCTGGCTGATTAATCCCCAGGATCGTCAAGTTGAAGTCTATCGATCGGGAAAACCCGTCACCCTTCTCGACAACCCCCCAGCACTCTCAGGCGATCCCGTCCTCCCCGGCTTTAACCTGGATCTCCGCCGCATCCTGCCCGCCACCCTCGACCCCACCCCTCGCCCAGGCGTTCCAGATCCAGCGTAG
- a CDS encoding IctB family putative bicarbonate transporter, whose translation MDSVWQSFTFSRCVLTDWARRSFLYRVLSSGEPWRASSWLLQWADPLGLVLVALVLVLAPFVSNALIGVLLLAIAAFWVMLAVTEAPGQGLTPIHLLLTLYWAIATVATVFSPVRSVALEGWTKLSLYLIFFGLMARVLRSPRLRNGLITTYLLTALVVSAYGIRQWFLGATALATWVDPTSPLADTTRVYSYLGNPNLLGGYLLPAIFLGGVAMFAWEGWGCKALALFMTAINTLCIGLTLSRGAWIGLVAGGLVLVVLLLHWWSRHWTPFWRTWAIPLGLLALALVLAVGIITVEPLRLRIFSMFEGRADSSNNFRLNVWAAVLEMIRDRPILGIGPGNDAFNSIYPLYQRPRYTALSAYSVVLELAVETGFIGLSCFFWMLVTTWTQGWVALQRLRQGGNAQGYWLMGAIATSVGMLSHGLVDTVWYRPQISSLWWLQIALVASYYQAPPARVAAAEVAASPELPPP comes from the coding sequence ATGGATAGCGTTTGGCAGTCCTTCACCTTCTCCCGCTGTGTCCTCACAGACTGGGCACGGCGCAGCTTTTTGTATCGGGTCTTGAGTAGCGGCGAACCGTGGCGGGCCAGCAGTTGGTTATTGCAATGGGCCGATCCCCTGGGGTTGGTGTTGGTGGCCCTGGTCTTGGTGTTGGCCCCCTTTGTCTCCAATGCCCTGATTGGGGTGTTGCTGTTGGCGATCGCCGCCTTTTGGGTGATGTTGGCCGTCACGGAAGCCCCCGGCCAAGGTCTCACCCCCATTCACCTGTTGCTGACCCTCTATTGGGCCATTGCCACGGTGGCCACTGTCTTTTCCCCGGTGCGATCGGTGGCCCTAGAAGGCTGGACTAAGCTCAGCCTCTACCTGATTTTCTTTGGCTTAATGGCGCGGGTGCTGCGATCGCCCCGCCTCCGCAACGGCCTGATCACCACCTATCTGCTCACGGCCCTCGTGGTCAGCGCCTACGGCATTCGCCAATGGTTCCTGGGGGCCACGGCCCTCGCCACCTGGGTAGACCCCACCTCCCCCCTGGCGGACACCACCCGCGTCTATAGCTACCTGGGCAACCCCAACCTGTTGGGGGGCTACCTGCTGCCGGCCATTTTCCTGGGGGGGGTGGCAATGTTTGCCTGGGAGGGATGGGGCTGCAAAGCCCTGGCCCTGTTTATGACGGCCATCAATACCCTCTGCATTGGCTTGACCCTCAGCCGGGGGGCGTGGATTGGCTTGGTGGCGGGGGGGCTGGTGTTGGTGGTGTTGCTGCTGCACTGGTGGAGTCGGCACTGGACCCCGTTTTGGCGCACCTGGGCCATTCCCCTAGGGTTGCTGGCCTTGGCCCTGGTCTTGGCGGTGGGCATCATCACCGTGGAGCCGTTGCGGTTGCGGATCTTCAGTATGTTTGAGGGCCGCGCCGACAGTAGCAATAATTTCCGCCTTAATGTCTGGGCGGCGGTACTGGAGATGATCCGCGATCGCCCCATCCTGGGCATTGGTCCCGGCAACGATGCCTTTAATTCCATCTACCCCCTCTATCAACGGCCCCGCTACACGGCCCTCAGTGCCTATTCTGTGGTGCTGGAGTTGGCGGTGGAAACGGGGTTCATTGGCCTAAGCTGCTTCTTCTGGATGTTGGTCACCACCTGGACCCAGGGCTGGGTTGCCCTGCAACGGTTGCGGCAGGGGGGCAATGCCCAGGGCTATTGGCTGATGGGGGCGATCGCCACCAGTGTGGGAATGCTGAGCCATGGCTTGGTGGATACGGTGTGGTATCGCCCCCAAATCAGTAGCCTCTGGTGGCTGCAAATTGCCCTAGTAGCCAGCTACTACCAAGCGCCTCCGGCCCGGGTCGCCGCCGCCGAGGTTGCGGCCAGCCCAGAGCTACCGCCACCGTAA